From the Lolium rigidum isolate FL_2022 chromosome 2, APGP_CSIRO_Lrig_0.1, whole genome shotgun sequence genome, one window contains:
- the LOC124692090 gene encoding probable LRR receptor-like serine/threonine-protein kinase At5g45780 → MARLQPVAGGAGSVLVVAVTAWLLAAGGVSVSAGDPPLSPKGLNYEVAALMAVKSRMRDEKGVMAGWDINSVDPCTWSMVTCSPDAFVVSLQMANNGLSGALSPSIGNLSYLQTMLLQNNRISGDIPPEVGKLAKLKALDLSGNQFVGGIPNSLGQLTQLNYLRLDKNSLSGQIPIDVAHLPGLTFLDVSFNNLSGPVPKIYAHDYSLVGNKFLCNSSILHGCNDLKGGTNDTVSKPPSKAKNHHQLALAISLSVTFAIIFVVFFVCWLSYCRWRLPFASADQDLEMELGHLKHFSFHDLQSATDNFNSKNILGQGGFGVVYKGCLRSGTLVAVKRLKDPDVTGEVQFQTEVELIGLAVHRNLLRLYGFCMTSKERLLVYPYMPNGSVADRLREYHHGKPSLDWSKRMRIAIGAARGLLYLHEQCNPKIIHRDVKAANILLDESFEAVVGDFGLAKLLDRQDSHVTTAVRGTIGHIAPEYLSTGQSSEKTDVYGFGILLLELITGPKTLSNGHGQSQKGMILDWVRELKEEKKLDKLVDRDLKDSFDIAELECSVDVILQCTLTNPILRPKMSEVLQALESHVTLAENGVDLNRETLHYGGSCSFSVRHEDPHDSSSFIIEPIELSGPR, encoded by the exons ATGGCGAGGCTACAACCCGTCGCCGGCGGCGCTGGCTCCGTTCTGGTGGTGGCAGTCACCGCGTGGCTCCTCGCCGCCGGTGGTGTGTCCGTGTCGGCCGGGGACCCGCCGCTCTCGCCCAAGGGGCTCAACTACGAAG TGGCGGCGCTGATGGCGGTGAAGAGCCGGATGCGGGACGAGAAAGGGGTGATGGCAGGGTGGGACATCAACTCCGTCGACCCGTGCACCTGGTCCATGGTCACCTGCTCCCCCGACGCCTTCGTCGTCTCCCT GCAGATGGCCAACAACGGGTTGTCAGGCGCGCTGTCGCCCAGCATCGGGAACCTCAGCTACCTGCAGACAAT GTTACTACAGAATAACAGAATATCAGGTGACATTCCTCCAGAGGTAGGGAAGCTAGCGAAGctgaaagctcttgatctttctgGTAACCAATTTGTTGGTGGAATCCCGAATTCATTGGGCCAGCTGACTCAACTAAATTATCT GCGCCTTGATAAGAACAGCTTGTCTGGACAAATACCTATAGATGTTGCACACCTTCCAGGTCTCACATTCCT TGACGTATCATTCAACAACTTGAGCGGCCCAGTTCCAAAAATCTATGCACATGACTATAG TCTTGTGGGAAACAAGTTCCTTTGTAATTCGTCAATTCTGCATGGCTGCAATGATCTTAAAGGAGGAACCAACG ATACAGTGTCTAAACCGCCAAGTAAAGCGAAGAACCATCATCAATTAGCACTGGCTATTTCTTTAAGTGTCACCTTTGCCATAATCTTTGTCGTATTCTTTGTATGCTGGCTAAGCTATTGCAGATGGCGCTTGCCTTTTGCTTCTGCTG ATCAAGATCTTGAAATGGAACTGGGTCATCTGAAGCATTTTTCGTTTCATGACCTGCAAAGCGCAACAGACAATTTTAATTCAAAGAATATACTAGGCCAAGGCGGTTTTGGTGTTGTTTATAAAGGCTGTCTTAGAAGCGGAACTTTAGTGGCAGTCAAGAGGTTAAAAGATCCTGATGTTACTGGTGAAGTTCAATTCCAGACAGAAGTTGAGTTGATTGGCCTAGCTGTGCACAGGAACCTTTTGCGCTTGTATGGGTTTTGCATGACCTCAAAAGAAAGGTTGCTTGTATATCCATATATGCCAAATGGCAGTGTTGCTGACCGCCTGAGAG AGTATCACCATGGAAAACCTTCTCTTGATTGGAGCAAACGTATGCGTATTGCCATTGGGGCCGCTAGGGGACTACTATATCTTCACGAACAATGTAATCCTAAGATCATTCACAGGGACGTCAAAGCAGCAAACATATTGCTTGATGAAAGTTTTGAAGCTGTGGTTGGGGATTTTGGATTGGCAAAACTACTTGACCGACAAGATTCACATGTTACTACTGCAGTTCGGGGCACTATTGGTCATATTGCTCCAGAGTATCTCTCAACAGGACAGTCTTCAGAAAAGACTGACGTTTATGGGTTTGGTATTCTACTATTGGAACTGATTACTGGACCTAAAACCTTGAGCAACGGACATGGTCAGTCCCAGAAGGGGATGATTCTAGATTGG GTTAGAGAACTCAAGGAGGAAAAGAAACTGGATAAACTAGTCGACAGGGATCTCAAAGATTCGTTCGACATAGCCGAGCTAGAGTGTTCAGTCGATGTGATTCTCCAATGCACGCTGACGAATCCTATTCTGCGGCCCAAGATGTCAGAGGTTCTCCAGGCCCTTGAGTCTCATGTCACGCTAGCAGAGAATGGAGTAGACTTGAATAGAGAAACGCTGCATTATGGAGGCTCTTGCAGTTTCTCCGTGAGACATGAGGATCCGCACGACTCGTCCTCCTTCATAATAGAGCCAATTGAGCTATCTGGACCCAGATGA
- the LOC124692089 gene encoding shaggy-related protein kinase GSK4: protein MATLPGGAHPAGGAAADLMQVDEPHAAAAAAAPVAEKHGASIIQGSDPVTGHIISTTIGGKNGEPKRTISYMAERVVGTGSFGIVFQAKCLETGETVAIKKVLQDKRYKNRELQIMRSMEHCNVVCLKHCFFSTTSRDELFLNLVMEFVPESLYRVLKHYSNMNQRMPLIYVKLYVYQIFRGLAYIHSVPGVCHRDIKPQNLLVDPLTHTVKICDFGSAKMLVKGEANISYICSRYYRAPELIFGATEYTTSIDIWSAGCVLAELLLGQPLFPGESAVDQLVEIIKVLGTPTREEIRCMNPNYTEFRFPQIKAHPWHKIFHKRMPPEAIDLASRLLQYSPNLRCTALEACTHPFFDELREPHAKLPNGRPFPPLFNFKQELANASPDLIGRLIPEHARRHCGFNFSPSTGQ, encoded by the exons atggcgacgCTGCCGGGCGGGGCCCaccccgccggcggcgccgcggccGACCTCATGCAGGTCGAcgagccgcacgccgccgccgccgccgcggctcccGTGGCCGAGAAG CATGGTGCTTCTATTATCCAAGGGAGCGATCCAGTCACTGGTCACATTATCTCCACAACCATTGGAGGGAAGAATGGAGAGCCTAAACGG ACTATTAGCTACATGGCAGAGCGTGTTGTCGGAACTGGATCTTTTGGAATTGTCTTCCAG GCAAAATGTCTGGAGACAGGTGAGACTGTTGCCATCAAGAAAGTTTTGCAGGACAAGCGTTACAAGAACAGGGAGCTGCAGATAATGCGATCAATGGAACATTGCAATGTTGTATGTCTGAAGCACTGCTTCTTCTCTACCACAAGCAGAGATGAACTTTTCCTCAACCTGGTTATGGAGTTTGTTCCCGAGTCATTGTATCGCGTTCTGAAGCATTATAGCAATATGAACCAGAGGATGCCACTTATATATGTCAAGCTGTACGTGTACCAG ATATTTCGGGGTTTAGCTTACATTCACAGCGTGCCTGGAGTTTGCCACAGGGATATCAAGCCTCAGAATCTTTTG GTGGATCCCCTGACTCACACGGTCAAAATATGTGATTTTGGGAGCGCCAAAATGTTG GTTAAAGGAGAAGCGAACATATCATACATATGCTCACGTTATTACCGTGCTCCTGAGCTGATATTTGGGGCAACAGAGTATACAACATCAATTGATATATGGTCAGCTGGATGTGTTCTTGCTGAGTTGCTTCTTGGCCAG CCTCTATTTCCTGGTGAAAGTGCAGTGGACCAACTTGTTGAGATAATTAAG GTTCTTGGTACTCCAACACGTGAGGAAATCCGCTGTATGAATCCCAACTACACTGAATTTAGATTTCCTCAGATAAAAGCTCATCCGTGGCACAAG ATTTTCCACAAACGAATGCCACCAGAAGCAATAGACTTAGCATCACGTCTTCTTCAGTATTCACCCAATCTACGATGCACTGCT CTCGAAGCATGTACACATCCATTCTTTGATGAATTACGGGAGCCCCATGCAAAGTTGCCAAATGGTCGCCCATTCCCTCCACTCTTCAACTTCAAACAGGAA CTAGCAAATGCTTCACCAGACCTCATCGGCAGGTTGATACCAGAGCATGCAAGGCGACATTGTGGGTTCAATTTCTCGCCTTCCACCGGACAGTAG